One window of Deltaproteobacteria bacterium genomic DNA carries:
- the gloA gene encoding lactoylglutathione lyase has product MQFLHTMIRVNNLDESLKFYCDHLGMKLLRKQDYPGGEFTLAFIGYGDEKNNTVIELTHNWGTASYDQGNAFGHLALGVTDIYKVCNDLKTKGVKVVREAGPMKHGSAVIAFIEDPNGYKIELIDLSGARG; this is encoded by the coding sequence ATGCAGTTTTTACACACTATGATTCGCGTCAATAATCTTGATGAGTCGTTGAAGTTCTACTGCGACCATCTCGGGATGAAACTGTTACGCAAACAGGATTACCCAGGCGGTGAGTTCACTCTGGCCTTCATCGGCTATGGCGACGAGAAGAACAACACCGTCATTGAACTGACGCATAACTGGGGCACTGCCAGTTATGATCAAGGCAACGCGTTCGGACATCTCGCACTGGGTGTGACGGATATTTACAAAGTGTGTAACGACCTCAAGACCAAAGGCGTCAAGGTCGTGCGCGAAGCTGGTCCAATGAAGCACGGCAGCGCTGTGATTGCCTTCATCGAAGATCCCAATGGCTATAAGATTGAACTGATCGATCTCTCTGGTGCACGGGGGTAA